A genomic stretch from Xenopus laevis strain J_2021 chromosome 6S, Xenopus_laevis_v10.1, whole genome shotgun sequence includes:
- the LOC121395020 gene encoding mitochondrial import receptor subunit TOM7 homolog, protein MAELGKESKQRLQKVFQCGQFTIRWGFIPMVLYLGFKRGADPGMPEPTILKLQAHLNFPPPAEKNSPPPMRTGMFWTEMAGYFRTKVAIRKLTL, encoded by the exons ATGGCTGAACTCGGCAAAGAATCCAAGCAGCGCCTGCAGAAAGTCTTTCAATGCGGACAGTTCACCATCCGCTGGGGCTTTATCCCAATGGTCCTGTATTTAG GATTTAAAAGAGGAGCAGATCCAGGAATGCCAGAGCCCACCATACTAAA gctccAAGCACATTTAAACTTTCCCCCTCCTGCAGAgaaaaactccccccccccaatgagGACAGGCATGTTTTGGACTGAAATGGCAGGATATTTCAGAACTAAGGTGGCTATACGCAAGCTGACCTTGTAG